GTCCCAGAACTCGTCGAAGCGCGTCTCCGGCACATGGCTCAACCAGAACGCGAACGTCACGACGTCGAAGGGTCGGTGCGGCACCCACGTGAAGATGTCCGCGGTGACGAACTCGACGGGCACGTCACTGTTCGTCAGCTTGCGCGCGTTGCGCTCCAAGGTCTCGGCCGACGCATCCAGGGCGGTGATCGACGACGCGTGCGACGCGAGCCGAGTCGTCCATATGCCTGTTCCGGCGGCGAGCTCGAGCACGTCGCCACTCGGGCCGAACTCGTCGAGCGCGCCGTAGAGCCGCTCGACCTCTCCGAACCAGGCCTCGTTGAACTCGGCGCCGAGATCGTGGGAACCGCGACGCTCCCACCAGTCGTCGTATCGGGGTGCGTGCACGCGGTAGTAGTCGATCTGTGAACGCAGGAGGGCGTCCGCATCCACGTGATGACTCACGCGAACCGCCACCGTGTCGCGCCGCCGGGCT
The sequence above is drawn from the Acidimicrobiia bacterium genome and encodes:
- a CDS encoding class I SAM-dependent methyltransferase; translated protein: MDADALLRSQIDYYRVHAPRYDDWWERRGSHDLGAEFNEAWFGEVERLYGALDEFGPSGDVLELAAGTGIWTTRLASHASSITALDASAETLERNARKLTNSDVPVEFVTADIFTWVPHRPFDVVTFAFWLSHVPETRFDEFWDLVGRALRPGGRVFFADNAAPSAAQPTRGRFAVRDGIAEGVNSLTDLKNGTSIRRVADGRTFEIVKVYREPDVLRARLAGLGWDVTVATTDWAFVYGFGTVRERR